In Zingiber officinale cultivar Zhangliang chromosome 1A, Zo_v1.1, whole genome shotgun sequence, a genomic segment contains:
- the LOC122038350 gene encoding patatin-like protein 3, translating to MAFVADDKLSNEIFSILESKFLFPLSFSAATSPGIPEAPPRGAAAGRVRVLSIDGGGNPSDGLLAAASLARMESSLRSRTGDASACIADFFDLAAGSGAGGVLVAMLFARGHEGRPLFSAADALQLLLAESRRRSGGVFGSASTRRGLFRGLFGSLPGDLLRQIFGDSSLRDTLKPVLIPCYDLATGAPFVFSRADAAESDAYDFLIRDVCAATCAEAVELRSVDGRTRVSAVGGGVALANPTAAAITHVLHNKQEFPLAVGVEDIMVVSLGASSAANFSLKGKSQIRRIAVDGATDTVDQSVSTAFGGLRTSNYVRIQANGFTSGGGTPKTMMEAIDEILSQRNVESSLFRGKKISEQTKAETLEWFAGELVKEEEQRWKSSTPTVMVKQMVTPRTSSATTASSTSRWH from the exons ATGGCGTTCGTCGCGGACGACAAGCTGAGCAACGAGATATTCTCCATCCTGGAGAGCAAGTTCCTCTTCCCGCTCTCCTTCTCCGCCGCTACTTCTCCAGGAATCCCGGAGGCTCCGCCTCGCGGCGCCGCGGCTGGAAGAGTCCGCGTCCTGTCGATCGACGGTGGAGGGAACCCCTCCGACGGCCTCCTCGCCGCGGCCTCTCTTGCACGGATGGAATCCTCTTTACGCAGCCGTACAGGCGACGCCTCCGCCTGCATCGCCGACTTCTTCGACCTCGCCGCGGGGTCCGGCGCCGGCGGTGTCCTCGTTGCGATGCTCTTCGCCAGGGGCCACGAAGGCCGCCCCCTCTTCTCCGCCGCCGACGCCCTGCAGCTCCTCCTAGCCGAGAGCCGCCGCCGAAGCGGAGGGGTCTTCGGCTCCGCTTCCACGAGGAGGGGCCTCTTCCGGGGATTATTCGGTAGTCTACCGGGGGATTTACTCCGGCAGATCTTTGGGGATTCGTCCCTGAGGGACACGCTCAAGCCGGTACTGATCCCCTGCTATGACCTGGCCACAGGGGCGCCCTTCGTCTTCTCGCGAGCAGACGCCGCGGAGTCGGACGCGTACGACTTCCTCATCCGAGATGTGTGCGCGGCTACCTGCGCGGAAGCTGTCGAGCTGCGGTCGGTGGATGGGCGCACGCGGGTGTCGGCGGTGGGCGGAGGGGTGGCTCTGGCGAACCCCACAGCGGCGGCCATCACCCACGTGCTACACAACAAGCAGGAGTTTCCTTTGGCGGTCGGAGTCGAGGACATCATGGTCGTGTCGCTGGGGGCTTCCAGTGCCGCTAATTTTTCCCTGAAGGGAAAGTCACAGATCCGAAGGATCGCCGTCGACGGTGCCACTGATACG GTAGATCAATCAGTGTCGACGGCATTTGGAGGCCTGAGAACGAGCAACTACGTTCGCATCCag GCGAATGGATTCACGTCCGGTGGCGGCACGCCGAAGACGATGATGGAAGCGATCGATGAGATTTTGTCGCAGAGGAACGTGGAGTCGTCGCTATTTAGAGGGAAGAAGATCTCGGAGCAGACCAAGGCTGAGACGCTCGAGTGGTTCGCCGGCGAGCTGGTGAAGGAGGAAGAGCAGAGGTGGAAGAGCTCGACTCCCACGGTGATGGTGAAGCAAATGGTGACGCCGAGAACGTCGTCGGCGACGACGGCGTCGAGCACATCTCGATGGCACtaa